A segment of the Papaver somniferum cultivar HN1 unplaced genomic scaffold, ASM357369v1 unplaced-scaffold_33469, whole genome shotgun sequence genome:
CAAGATTGGTCCCTGAAATTCAAGGACCAATGAATTTTCAACTGAAAAATGGTAAGGGTATTAAATTCTGGTATGAAAAATGGTTGGTGAATGGGTGTCTTAAAGATCTTTTTCCAGTTATATTCAAAGCTTTTCATAATAAACAAGCAACTGTGGCTGATATGATTCATGAAAGCAACTGGATTGGTGTGTTCAAACATAGTGTAAATGCTAATGAACAGTTGGAGTGGGATCTTTTAAGAAGAGATTTTGGAATTGTTCCTTTGCTG
Coding sequences within it:
- the LOC113342129 gene encoding uncharacterized protein LOC113342129, with product MNFQLKNGKGIKFWYEKWLVNGCLKDLFPVIFKAFHNKQATVADMIHESNWIGVFKHSVNANEQLEWDLLRRDFGIVPLLTEGDDEIKIFGDNFSTKVCYEAMAGTMEVCSFSKHLWKKTIPAK